Part of the Sorghum bicolor cultivar BTx623 chromosome 1, Sorghum_bicolor_NCBIv3, whole genome shotgun sequence genome, ACAAAAAAGAGTAGCaatgaggccttgttcagttcacctaaaaatccaaaattttttaagatttcccgtcacatcgaatcttgcggtacatacattgagcattaaatatagatgaaaataaaaattaattacacagtttatctataaaccgcgagatgaatcttttgagtctagttactccatgattgtacaatgtttatcaaataaaaacaaaaatgctacagtatctcgAACCAaaagtttttgcgaactaagGCCTATTTAAAATGTCCTTTTATTTATGATGAAAACACAAGACCCTACAAAATACTAGTAGAGTAGTACAAGTACTCGCATATAGGACAGGTCCAGTCACCATATAGTCAATCTTTCTGTTGACGGACAAGATCACTAGATCAGTGCAAATCTGTACCACCAAAGATTTAGAATTTTAGATGATCAATGTGTGACAATTTTGTTAACCGCTGAAAGTGTGGATGATTCAtcagtattttttttaaaaaaaagtgcaGGAAAGCATCCTGTCTTGCGTTTGAAGTTTGAACCAAGGGGCTAAGTCATAACATCCCGTTTTCTaaaaattacatgtatataagtgATCTCTATTATTGGTGATGAGCATGTTTTGTCCCCTCCTTCCTTGTACTACTATAGTTGATGTTATAAGACTTTCTGATTCACATTTTCTCTTATAatacattttttcttttttttttcaatacaTCTCTATTTCTACTTCTCTCTAACTCCCTCTCCTTATTTTTTGTGCACCATAATCTTCACTCTTCTAAATTTTTGTACCCAAACCTAAAATGTCAAATATTTTGAAACGGAGAGAGTATcacttttatccataagtttttctttttctccctatatTTTCTCTCTTTCCTCTACTGAGAACCACCACTTGTGCTGTCATCCTTATGTTTGCCTCcacctagggatgaaaacggatcgaatacgaacggatatcactgatatcatatttgttttcatatttttggtcggattcggattcgaatacggataatgtcaacaatgtcggataagatacgattggatgtccacatcataaatatacgatttaagtattcggatacggatacggtatcggatattAAACATTCGGACTCAGATACGGACAGATGTtaacccctctaaacgaattcggtctcgaatacggtcggaaaatatccgtaccattttcatccctacctcCACCATACTCCCACGGTCCCACCATTCCGCCCTACATCTACATGCCCGCCACACTCTCCTACGTCCACACTCATGTCTACGCCCACATTTTGTATATTGACTATGTGTCTTCCTTCTACGGTGGTTTGGTGATGTACAAGACTCCAAATCGAGTGGTGTCGACGAGCCTAAGGATGTTTGCCTCGGAGATGTACACCTCTtcaggaccaatatgcaaaagaTGATAGTTCTATATTTTGTATACTAGGATATCCATTGATATGTTACATTGTTATGTATGACAATTATCAGCAGCCAATTATCAACATATACATGTCATGTAGGGTAGTTGGCATAGTCGTAGATTTGCTACCAATTTGATCATGACAATACATGTCAAATGTGTAAATTGGAAGCAGATAGAGGTAGTAGATCTATTATGCTAACCACTTTGGGATGTTGATGTTAAAGTAACGGTCGTCAAAGGTGTTAGAACTAACTCGAATGTCATGGTCGGCATATAGTTTCAATGGCGAGTTGACATAAAACTCATCATGCTAATAATATACATTGGCCTTATGGGCAGCGATGGCTTCAAAGTCAAGTCGCCATAGAGCTTGTCACGTTAATAGTGTGTTGTTAAGTATGCTGCCATTGTGTGAATATTGAACAGGACTATATAGTCCAGATAATaacaattaaaataaaatcTTAAAAGTTTGATCAAACCTGTTTAGAAAACGAACTACGATTAAAACTTCTCCTCTCCTCATCTTTCGTCGCAGTCAGAGTCTTTTACGACAGGTTTAAGTAGATAgacggtgaaaatgatttttacaGAAAAGGATCCATGCGGCCACACCACGCCACGAACGTTGCAGTTACGCACCCTAACACCGACCGGAATCCCAACCAACCCTCACGCCACCATACGGTaacgaccgctcctcctgcgctGCGCTCGTCCACCTCCTCCACGACTAGTTTCTAGCGACAAGCCCGGCAAGAAACCAAAGCGTCGTGCCAGCAGGCAGGCAGCCAAGCCAAGCCAGGACCCCCGCGGCCCCATGGCCAAGCACAAGGCCTCGCCTCCGGCCGCGGTCCGCCGTCGCATCGGCGGCGCCGGGGCGTCCGCCATCCGGTGGGCGCTGCGCGTCGCGACCAGCATCGTGGCCTGGACGCTGCTCCTCCACCTCTTCACCTTCCTCGGCATCCCCCGCCCGCCGTTGCCCATCGCGCGGCCGTCCTGCCTGGGCGGCGGCCGCAGCAGCAACTCCACCGCCGCCGACTCCGTGGTTGAGGCCGGGCACCTGGCGCCCCcggctctgcctctgcctcccaGACGTGAGTGCCTCTTGTCTTCTTCAACCGGGGGACTCTTGGGTCTTGGGGTTGGGTTTTCGTGGAATCTGGGCCGTCTTCCTGCTCTGTTCTTGGTGGGGTGAGGCGCTTTGTGCTGCCCCGATGGCGGGAATCAGAATGTGGTAGTTCTAGAGCATTTGTCCGTTGGATCAAATTGTTCTCCAGAGTAAATAAAAAACGCTTAAATCGACTCGTTTTGACTAATATCGCGCACATTTTGGATGTTGGGCGATTCAGTAATTGCCAGATTTTCTGAGTTGACGATCAATTGCTTCCTCTTGGTTCTTGGTCATTGGGATTCTTATTTGTTTCGTAGATTGTGATGTGGACATAAGAGGGGTTGGTGTAATCGGATCGCTATTTTCCGTGAAATCGTGCATTGGTGTCTGAATTGGTTCATATCAAGCGAATGATTGCCATCTCttcgttttctttttcttttcttttcttttcttttcttttcttttcttttggggGTGGGGGAGCTTATTGGAATGAGAAATGCCAAGTCTCATGATCTGTAAGGCCCAGAGACGATTTGATCTTTTGCAAGGAAAATTTTCAGGTTTCTTAAAACAACATGAAGACTGCCTACTTAGTAAGATTCTAATCATTATGTAGGTGCTAGGTGGCGAAATTAATCAAACTTCTGCTTTGTTTATACCATTATTCGGTCAAGGTGTAGTTGCAGTAGAGTGCTCAAGAAAACAGTTTGCTCATGTTTATCAGAGTATACTGCATAGCATGTTGTTGACAGTAGTCTATCATCTTATTCCATCAATATGATAGTTCACTCCAAATATAACATTTATTTCTCCATGTAGGGCTTTACAAGAGTAATGGCTACCTTCTAGTTTCATGCAATGGTGGTCTGAACCAAATGCGAGCAGCGGTTAGTACTTATGCTCTATTAGTGTATCTTACACTTCCTCTATTTACTCATTGGCAGCTTCAAGTACAGCAAAAAGGCTCGAACTGTGTTTTTCTTATGCTTCGCGAAATCTTGTTTTGTGCAGATATGCGACATGGTGACTGTAGCACGCTACTTGAATCTCACCATGGTGATACCTGAACTTGATAAGCAATCCTTCTGGGCTGATCCTAGGTGTGCATTTTTGCGCTATGGTTTCTTGGTCGATTACAGAATTAGGCAAGAGTACTGATGCAAACTTGTTATACTTTTCAGTGATTTTGGGGATATTTTTGATGTAAATCATTTCATTGATTCATTGAGAAATGAAGTGAAGATTGTCAAAGAACTCCCACAGAAGTTCAGTGAAAAAGTTCCTCTGTCAATGCAACCAATCAGCTGGTCTAGTGAGAAATACTATTTGAGGCAGGTTAGATAGtaatttttctcttacaattaCAACTACTTTATTTCTCTCTCTTCTGTCAGTTGTTGGTTCTCACATTCAGTGGTCTTGTTTTCAGATCTTGCCTCTAGTACGAAAACACAAGGTTGTACGTTTTAGCAAGACAGATTCTCGTCTTGCAAACAATGGCCTGCCTCTGAAGCTCCAAAAACTTCGCTGCCATGTTAACTACAACGCATTGAGGTTTACACCATCCATTGAGGCTCTAGGAAACAAGATGATCTCAACTCTCAGGAGAACTGGATCTTTTATTGTGCTTCATCTGAGATATGAGATGGATATGCTTGCTTTCTCTGGCTGTACACATGGATGTTCTGATGAAGAAACAGAAGAGTTGACAAGAATGAGGTTCTTTTGATATTACTGCTCCATAATCAACTTGATTTTACTTCCCAACCTTTATCTCCAATACTCATTTTTGTCTGTTCTTGGCACCTCAGATATGCATATCCCTGgtggaaagaaaaggaaatagACTCTGAGAAGAAAAGACTTGAGGGATTGTGCCCCCTTACTCCTGGAGAAACAACTTTTGTACTCAAAGCTCTTGGTTTCCCCAGAGACACTCGAATATATATTGCATCAGGTGAAATATATGGTGGTGAAAAAAGATTAGCTGTATTGAAGAAAGAATTTCCTAACATTGTAAGTTTGTCTTAACTCCACATCCATAATTTTTTTGCTTGCAGTGCTAGAAGTATATGCTTATTTGCTATTGTAAAAATGTAGGTGCGGAAGGAGACACTTTTATCTGATGATGAGTTGCGACCCTTTCAGAAGCACTCAACTCAAATGGCAGCACTGGACTATCTTGTTTCTGTCGCAAGTGATGTTTTTATCCCCAGTAATGATGGAAACATGGCTAAAGTTGTAGAAGGACACCGCAGGTCTGCATACTTTGTTTGACTTCCCTAGCATAGTTGCATTTTACTGTTTATTCCTCCATGACTTCCATCAAGTGCATCTATTATTGCAACTTGGTTTAGTAGGAAGTGTGTAATATTTAGTTTTTGTGCAGACACGTATGTACTATTTGTGCTCACAGGAGTGTTGTAGTTATATGTGCTTTTCTCCCTTAAGAAATATGTGCTTTTCTCCCTTAAGAAAGCACTGAAGAATCATGGCAACAAAAACAGCAAAAGAAAATGCCACTTGATTAGCTGACAAGTGCTTATGCTGGGAATGCAGGTTTACAGGCTTCCACAGAACCATACAGTTGGATAGGAAGAAGCTAGTTGAGCTTATAGATCTTTTCGAAGATCAGGAGCTGACCTGGGAAGAATTCTCTGTTGCTGTCAAGGAGCTCCACGGGGGCCGAATGAGCCAGCCCACCAGAAGGAGAATTATCCCTGGACAACCAAAGGAAGAGGACTACTTTTATGCTAATCCTCATGAATGCCTTGGTCCTGCAAAAAAGCGAAGGGATAGATTAAAACATATGGAGATTTGAAAGCCGCGTGCTTAATGCCTAGTAGGCTACTACAGATAGAAGGCCAAAGTGAAATTGGTAATGAGATAGCATTTACATGCCATTTTAAATAACCAGATTGGCTGCACCAATGGTGAAACAACCTTCAGCGTCCTCATTGACTGATCTCTGCTCATGATTTTTTGCTGAGCCACACCCTCATGGAGTGCAGTTGGGTGAACAAACTGGTAACCCTACTCTGCCTGGCAAAGCTGATCTTTGCCACGAATTGAAGATGATTCTTCATGTTGATGATCAGCAGGAGCATCAAGAGAAGCTTTTGCCATTCAGAAACTTGATGGACATTATTGGTTCCTGGATTCGGATTTTGCTGATTCTGTTTTCTTTTTGCCTCTGCTACCGAGGTACATTGATGGCATAGTCTGACTGAGCTGAGAGATGACATGGCACATATTAATCTGTAGATGTCATGCTCTGTTGTGGTCAGTAGCATGTACGAGGGATATGTTGTACACTTTGTATTAGGTAGTTAAACCTGTTGTCGATGTAAAAAGACCTCGTGCAACTTTGGAAAGGAAAGCAGCGTAAATGCACTGAAGAACCGTATCATTCGACCAAGAGTGGCTGGCACCTTGCTGCCTTGGAATTTGCAATGGTTTAGCCTAGCTGATGACCTATCTCTGATTCTCGCTGATGACCCATTCGATTTTCAGCGAGGTCCATTACGACTTATCCAGTATTTGGATGAGTAAAACTTCTTAGCTCGATGATAAACTAGCTCATACCTAGCTCAGCGTTAGTTTGTAGTAGGTGGGTCCAGCTCAATTCATGGGTATTCAGTTGAATACATATTATTTTGGGGAAAATTGTGTATACATAGTGTATACTTTGTATATAAGTGCAAAAACGAAAATGGACAAAATTTAAATCGATCCAGGCTGATAGCCCACAAGCTTTCCTTTCCTTTCCCGGTCAGTCTGCAACACTACACTTTCAGTTTTCAGTTTGTCCCCTTCCATGCCAATCCCGATTCCGCCATCCCCAAACTTGAGAAACCCTACACGAGCAGTTGCAGTGGCAGCCGGCGGGGACCGCAGCTTGGACGTGTCCGGCTCCGGCTGTGAGCTGTCCCTCCCTCCTCCACAGCTTCGCTTCTCCCGTTCTTCTCCATTTCGCCCATGCCTCGCAGCTTCACTTCCTCAGTAGCCAGCACTACTCACGAACTACGTCACAAGCGATAACTGTAATCTGAATTCCCTTACTCTCCTTTAAGTAAATTCGACACTTATTTGAATTCAATTGGTAAGAACAGTAGAATTGCTGAGTTGGTCAGAGCCCTTTGGGCTGGAGCAGTAGAGCGATTTATTGAACTTATATGGTATATACTTGTAATTAGTATATTATAAATGATTTGCTAAGTTGGTCAGAGCCTCATAGGCTTAAGCAAATTGCTCAAATGTTCTGTGGCTTATGATGATTGTTTCTAGTATTCATTGAACTTCCACCAGTACAGTGAGCCTCAATTATAAAAGCCATGTGCCATTGTGTCTACActatttttgaatttttagGTTGTTTTCGAAATTGCTGACAGAATCATGTCCAGCTTGTATTAATAAAGGAATTGAAATAAGTACAGAAGAAAGAAAGATAGTCTAGCCAAGGAGAAAGCAACTAGTTGCGCATTCCATCTCCCGAAGGAACAATGCATATATGTATACCTTTTTGGTACCACGGTTATTAGAAGTGATGTCCCATGTTGACTCCAACGTTCCGGGAAGGCTGAACATCTCCATGAGTATCAGTTTCTTGACTTTCTTCTAGCCTATATAGAAGACGAGACAGTAGGGGCGCAATGTATGGCGTACTGGACATCTTCACGAGTATCCACATCCAACCTTCAAATTTAAGATTTATGTAGCAAAATCAATCCTCCAAAAGTCTCCTTGAATCTTATAATTAGTAGCGTCCTAAATCGCCTTGTGCAGTTTTTGCCTTGCGAGGCTTCAGTGTTTTTTAAGGCTCGGTTCGCTTGTGTTATATTTTTCAGTGTGACTTACGCCTTGTTTccttccacccaaaaatctaaaatttttcaagattttgtcacatcgaatctttagacgcatgcatggagtattaaatataaacaaaaataaaaacaaattacacagttttgccgaaatttatgagacgaatcttttgagcctagttaatctataattggacaataattatcacaaacaaacgaaagtgcttagTGTTACGAAATTTTTTCGTTAAACACAGCCTTAAAACTATGGATCTGTACTTGCCCGGAGGTGAATGTTAATGTTCAGAGCTACTCCCACTATGCCTAAATAACTGTTGTACGTGTCAAtttgatttatagaaaatatatacaacatatatatctctaaatacatttattaaaaaactagattcaaaaatcTTTCTAATAATGCTAAttatatatcataaatattaatattttttaatatttatttagtcTTGTTTCTCCAGAAACAAAACATAGGGAGTACGAAGACAACTCATAACTTATGAACTTGCATTACGAGGTCACCCTAGAGTGCACTAGtcatttttatttaattttactTTTATTGCGTCTATTTTGTGACACCAATTTCTCGTTGTTGCAATTAAACATGGGAGTACGAAGACAACTCATAACTTATGAACTTGCATTACGAGGTCACCCTAAAGTGCACTAGtcatttttatttcattttactTTTATTGCGTCTATTTTGTGACACCAATTTCTCGGTGTTGCAATTAAACATATTGCTTACATGACAATATAGGGGGTTTAAGATGACGGAAGTGCTGTGTGAATGTAGAGTTAGAATGTAGGTCTAGGATGCCTTCCCACCTCCCAAGAGAATGTAGGAGATTAAATTTAAGTGGACTCCTAGAAATGTTCAGCAATATGATCAatttagagcaagtattatagcaggTTGTAAGTCAGCTAAATGCTAAGGTTGAGGAGAGAAAAGAtgagagagagtaaaagcggacTGTAAACTTACAGCCGGCTCAGACATAAAAACTAATAAAATCTATGAGACAAACGTATGcgacatgtattaatagtgatgagctaaccaTTATATGAGTGGACTGCGAGAAAGCTATAAAGAAATCTTACAGCCGCTGGCTGACtgtattataatacttgctcttaagACCTTGCTCTTAAGACCTATTTGGTAGGGCTCCTCCGGCACTTTTAGAAGAGCCCTACCAGGAGGAGCCGTTTTTCAGTGCCAAAAAAGGAGGCCGGAGCCATTTTAGACTTCAAAACAGCTTTTGCTCTTCCGGAGGATCTCTTGAGAATAAACCCTGCCAAACACAGTTATGGGAAAGACTTTAATGACACAAGACTTCAAATCGTGCATAAATAAATTGCGAGGAAACATGCACTTCTCAGCAGCTTACTTCCTACAGGAAAAAAACACAGTTCACCCAGAATAGGCACTATGTATCACTACAGAACATCACAATACAACTGTTGTAAAATGTCCTCTCGTTGTGATACAGCAGCAAACTGCAAAAAACATGGCACTCAGCACATAACTGGTGCATAACCGATAACACTAGGTATTATACAAACTTTACACTCCAAAATCAGGAATCGGTGCTGCAAAACGGTACAGAACTTCTAAGACTAGTTAACTTCCGGTTCCTAGAACTATACAACCAAAGCTAATGGAAATATGGACATTTGGTGGTAACCCGCAACTGAAAGAATGAACAACCAT contains:
- the LOC8084560 gene encoding uncharacterized protein At1g04910 → MAKHKASPPAAVRRRIGGAGASAIRWALRVATSIVAWTLLLHLFTFLGIPRPPLPIARPSCLGGGRSSNSTAADSVVEAGHLAPPALPLPPRRLYKSNGYLLVSCNGGLNQMRAAICDMVTVARYLNLTMVIPELDKQSFWADPSDFGDIFDVNHFIDSLRNEVKIVKELPQKFSEKVPLSMQPISWSSEKYYLRQILPLVRKHKVVRFSKTDSRLANNGLPLKLQKLRCHVNYNALRFTPSIEALGNKMISTLRRTGSFIVLHLRYEMDMLAFSGCTHGCSDEETEELTRMRYAYPWWKEKEIDSEKKRLEGLCPLTPGETTFVLKALGFPRDTRIYIASGEIYGGEKRLAVLKKEFPNIVRKETLLSDDELRPFQKHSTQMAALDYLVSVASDVFIPSNDGNMAKVVEGHRRFTGFHRTIQLDRKKLVELIDLFEDQELTWEEFSVAVKELHGGRMSQPTRRRIIPGQPKEEDYFYANPHECLGPAKKRRDRLKHMEI